One Thermus sp. CCB_US3_UF1 DNA window includes the following coding sequences:
- the argJ gene encoding bifunctional glutamate N-acetyltransferase/amino-acid acetyltransferase ArgJ — MAVKLPRGFRAGATRAGIKPSGKPDLALLVSGLPAAWAYAATQNRAAAPSIHRGRRLYAAGGALRAVVVNAGNANCATGERGVRDDARMAELAALRLTLRPEEVLTASTGVIGVPLPLERVEAGLPQIPLEPLADPFAEAILTTDLVPKVAEAEVAGAKVVGIAKGSGMIHPNMATMLAFVVTDAKVPQEALRAAWRGIVDRTFNQVTVDGDTSTNDLALLMANGASGEVPLEALFQAVEAVAQELARKIARDGEGATKLLVVRVRGAATEEEARRAARAVAGSALWKSALYGNDPNWGRILAALGNSGARFDPFRVRIALQGIPLYAGGVLPFDRQAASAAMRAEEVEVLVDLEEGEGEGVAWGCDLTEGYVRINALYTT; from the coding sequence ATGGCCGTAAAGCTCCCCAGGGGCTTCCGCGCCGGGGCCACCCGGGCGGGGATCAAGCCTTCCGGCAAGCCGGACCTGGCCCTTCTGGTTTCCGGCCTGCCCGCCGCTTGGGCCTACGCGGCCACCCAGAACCGGGCCGCGGCCCCTTCCATCCACCGGGGCCGAAGGCTTTACGCCGCGGGGGGGGCCTTGCGGGCGGTGGTGGTGAACGCCGGCAACGCCAACTGCGCCACGGGGGAACGAGGGGTTAGGGACGATGCGCGGATGGCGGAGCTCGCCGCCCTTCGGCTGACCCTTCGCCCCGAGGAGGTCCTCACCGCCTCCACGGGGGTGATCGGGGTGCCCTTACCCCTGGAGAGGGTGGAAGCGGGCCTGCCCCAGATCCCCCTGGAGCCCTTGGCCGACCCCTTTGCCGAGGCCATCCTCACCACCGACCTGGTCCCCAAGGTGGCCGAGGCGGAGGTGGCGGGGGCCAAGGTGGTGGGCATCGCCAAGGGCAGCGGCATGATCCACCCCAACATGGCCACCATGCTGGCCTTCGTGGTCACCGATGCCAAGGTGCCCCAGGAGGCCCTAAGGGCGGCCTGGCGGGGGATTGTGGACCGCACCTTCAACCAGGTGACCGTGGACGGGGATACCTCCACCAACGACCTGGCCCTCCTCATGGCCAACGGGGCCTCGGGCGAGGTACCCCTGGAGGCCCTTTTCCAGGCGGTAGAGGCCGTGGCCCAGGAGCTTGCCCGTAAGATCGCCCGGGATGGGGAAGGGGCCACCAAGCTCCTGGTGGTGCGGGTGAGGGGGGCGGCCACGGAGGAGGAGGCCCGCAGGGCCGCTCGGGCCGTGGCGGGGAGCGCCCTTTGGAAAAGCGCCCTCTACGGCAACGATCCCAACTGGGGGCGAATCCTCGCGGCCTTGGGGAACTCGGGGGCCCGGTTTGACCCCTTCCGGGTGCGCATCGCCCTCCAGGGCATCCCCCTGTATGCGGGGGGCGTGCTGCCCTTTGACCGCCAGGCGGCCAGCGCCGCCATGCGGGCCGAGGAGGTGGAGGTCCTGGTGGACCTCGAGGAGGGGGAAGGGGAAGGCGTGGCCTGGGGGTGTGACCTCACCGAGGGGTACGTGCGGATCAACGCCCTGTACACCACCTGA
- a CDS encoding DUF420 domain-containing protein — MKELLGLFAVWSIVLSGLALVVGVVFIRRQERVWHHRAMLLATALAALFLVSYLSKWALYGTTAYGGPEAWRGAYYFILITHTLLAALNGPLALYVIWRAFRGEFSLHKRWAKVLVPIWLYVALTGWVIYLVLKRYGVDTGTIAF, encoded by the coding sequence ATGAAGGAACTCCTTGGGCTTTTCGCGGTATGGAGCATCGTGCTTTCCGGTCTGGCCTTGGTGGTGGGGGTGGTCTTCATACGCCGGCAGGAGCGGGTTTGGCACCACCGGGCCATGCTGCTGGCCACCGCTTTGGCGGCGCTTTTCCTGGTCTCTTACCTCAGCAAGTGGGCCCTTTACGGGACCACGGCCTACGGCGGGCCTGAGGCCTGGCGGGGGGCCTATTACTTCATCCTCATCACCCACACCCTCCTGGCCGCCCTCAACGGTCCCTTGGCCCTTTACGTGATCTGGCGGGCCTTTCGGGGGGAGTTTTCCCTGCACAAGCGCTGGGCCAAGGTTCTGGTGCCCATCTGGCTTTACGTGGCCCTTACGGGCTGGGTCATCTACTTGGTCCTGAAGCGCTACGGGGTGGACACGGGCACTATCGCTTTTTAG
- the argC gene encoding N-acetyl-gamma-glutamyl-phosphate reductase, which yields MGILGASGYGGAELLRLLKAHPGVELVGFSSRKHEGRSLSAAWPQLWDERLFLSQEEVLERAEVVFLALPNGLAMGIAPEALRAGKRVIDLSGDFRLPPGVYEAWYGIRHQSPEAYQEAVYGLPELHRQELQGARLVANPGCYVTAATLALAPLAAEGVLKGGFLVGLSGVSGAGREGEGTFFAEVNENLKPYKAGGTHRHIPEMEQNLGRLLAQGRPVRTHGEAKEVRLSFTPHLVPMTRGILVTAEAEVEGDWNQGLLQALYRDFYAQEPFVRVLDRLPETKGTLGSNRVDLKPLYEARTGRVLVFAALDNLVKGMAGQAVQNLNLMLGFPEETALPKEGIWP from the coding sequence GTGGGTATCCTGGGCGCCTCCGGGTATGGGGGAGCGGAGCTCCTCCGCCTGCTCAAGGCCCACCCCGGCGTGGAACTGGTGGGGTTTTCCAGCCGCAAGCACGAGGGCAGGTCCCTTTCTGCCGCCTGGCCGCAGCTTTGGGACGAACGGCTCTTCCTTTCCCAGGAGGAGGTGTTGGAAAGGGCGGAGGTGGTCTTCCTGGCCCTGCCCAACGGCCTGGCCATGGGGATCGCGCCTGAGGCCTTACGGGCCGGGAAGCGGGTCATTGACCTTTCCGGGGACTTCCGCCTGCCCCCCGGGGTCTACGAGGCCTGGTACGGCATCCGCCACCAAAGCCCCGAGGCCTACCAAGAAGCGGTGTATGGCCTGCCCGAGCTTCACCGCCAGGAGCTCCAGGGGGCCCGCCTGGTGGCCAATCCCGGGTGCTACGTCACCGCCGCCACCTTGGCCCTGGCTCCCCTGGCCGCGGAAGGGGTCCTAAAGGGGGGGTTCCTGGTGGGCCTGAGCGGGGTCTCAGGGGCCGGGCGCGAAGGGGAGGGGACCTTTTTCGCGGAGGTGAACGAGAACCTGAAGCCCTACAAGGCAGGGGGCACCCACCGGCACATCCCGGAGATGGAACAGAACCTGGGCCGCCTCCTGGCCCAGGGGAGGCCGGTGCGTACCCACGGGGAGGCCAAGGAGGTGCGCCTCTCCTTTACCCCCCACCTGGTGCCCATGACCCGGGGCATCCTGGTCACCGCCGAGGCCGAGGTGGAAGGGGATTGGAACCAGGGGCTTCTTCAGGCCCTTTACCGGGATTTCTACGCCCAAGAGCCCTTCGTGCGGGTTCTGGACCGCCTTCCCGAAACCAAGGGCACCCTGGGCAGCAACCGGGTGGACCTGAAGCCCCTCTACGAGGCGCGCACGGGCCGGGTCCTGGTCTTCGCCGCCCTGGATAACCTGGTGAAGGGTATGGCGGGCCAGGCTGTGCAGAACCTGAACCTTATGCTGGGCTTCCCCGAGGAAACCGCTCTGCCCAAGGAGGGAATATGGCCGTAA
- the mreC gene encoding rod shape-determining protein MreC → MSEVALRRILFLLLLALGLGLAALTRPLAPRVALALSPLTAPLPTLGHRLGQNLRAGLSALLERRDLYQEVRGLRDQVSALEMENRQLRLEVERLSRALEVRKAQAPGVVAVAPVVGEDLSGLYRRLLLGLGEQDGLRPGMPVTAPEGLVGLVVEVEARRALVRTLLDPESQVGVRPEKAPGRGIARGAPPDHLVAEFPPTVKVAPGDLLLTGTPLGLFPDGIPVGRVERVERVQGGLKQRAWVRPLVQLSLLEEVMVLRPL, encoded by the coding sequence ATGAGCGAGGTGGCCCTGCGCCGCATCCTTTTCCTCCTCCTCCTGGCCTTGGGGCTCGGCCTGGCCGCCCTCACCCGGCCCCTGGCCCCCCGGGTGGCCCTCGCCCTCTCCCCCCTCACCGCCCCCTTGCCCACCCTGGGCCACCGCCTGGGGCAAAACCTCAGGGCTGGCCTGAGCGCCCTCCTGGAGCGGCGGGACCTCTACCAGGAGGTGCGGGGGCTAAGGGATCAGGTAAGCGCCCTGGAGATGGAAAACCGCCAGCTGCGCCTGGAGGTGGAGCGCCTCTCCCGGGCCCTGGAGGTGCGCAAGGCCCAGGCCCCCGGGGTGGTGGCGGTGGCCCCGGTGGTGGGGGAGGACCTCTCCGGCCTCTACCGCCGTCTCCTCCTGGGCCTAGGGGAACAGGACGGCCTCAGGCCCGGCATGCCCGTAACCGCCCCCGAGGGCCTGGTGGGCCTGGTGGTGGAGGTGGAGGCGCGGCGGGCCCTGGTGCGCACCCTCCTGGACCCGGAAAGCCAAGTAGGGGTGCGCCCGGAAAAGGCCCCGGGCCGGGGCATCGCCCGGGGCGCCCCCCCTGACCACCTGGTGGCCGAGTTCCCCCCCACGGTCAAGGTGGCCCCGGGGGACCTCCTCCTTACCGGCACCCCCTTGGGCCTCTTCCCCGACGGCATCCCCGTGGGCCGGGTGGAGCGGGTGGAGCGGGTCCAAGGGGGCCTGAAGCAGCGGGCCTGGGTACGGCCTTTGGTCCAGCTTTCCCTTCTGGAGGAGGTGATGGTGCTCAGGCCCCTATGA
- a CDS encoding penicillin-binding transpeptidase domain-containing protein has protein sequence MTGRLYALILFFLVAFGLLALRTWQLQVLEHEKYALRSQGNYLKTEGIPAPRGRILDRKGRVIAQDRLVVDLVYEGGEVPFQERLLPLLGLSALPPVKGPTVLKAGVPEHLLPTLAELTAGQKNLKLVERIERHYPNPISGPVLGYVLQANAEQVKQGYSPDEQVGQAGLEAALETYLRGKRGVRAVEVNVRGERLRESILEEPTPGQDVVLTLDLDLQRAAEKALEEALADINAGRRQKGLPPATRVKGAIVALDPRTGEVLAMASAPSFDPNLFARRPVPQEVQTLLQDKDFPLLNRAVQPYTPGSTFKLATSYALLEEGYVNPSTSFRCSPYLVYGGQVRRNWAGYDMGPMTVKEAIAWSCNTWYYQAVAQDPLGVVDRLAARARLLGLGEATGLEIAERAGLLPTRAWKRETFGEPWYPGETLSVAIGQGPVLATPAQVARMLATLANGGQKPSLHLVKQVGQKTLRPRLAPVPGRFWQTLQEGLRKTVKEGTARHVLGSFPVPTGGKTGTAETPGKRAGLEHAWYMGYGPAEPGAPYPPLVVVAFFENGGEGSRVALPAVRKVMAAYWGISKEEAQDR, from the coding sequence ATGACCGGCCGGCTTTACGCCCTCATCCTCTTTTTCCTGGTGGCCTTTGGCCTCCTGGCCTTGCGCACCTGGCAGCTCCAGGTGCTGGAGCATGAGAAGTACGCCCTAAGGAGCCAGGGCAACTACCTCAAGACCGAGGGCATCCCCGCCCCCCGGGGCCGGATCCTGGACCGCAAGGGCCGGGTGATCGCCCAGGACCGGCTGGTGGTGGACCTGGTGTACGAGGGGGGGGAGGTCCCTTTCCAGGAGCGCCTCCTCCCCCTCCTGGGCCTTAGCGCGCTACCCCCCGTCAAGGGCCCCACGGTCCTCAAGGCCGGGGTCCCCGAGCACCTTCTCCCCACCCTGGCCGAGCTCACCGCGGGGCAGAAGAACCTGAAGCTGGTGGAGCGGATTGAGCGCCACTACCCTAACCCCATCTCCGGCCCCGTGCTGGGGTACGTGCTCCAGGCCAACGCGGAGCAGGTGAAGCAGGGGTACAGCCCGGACGAGCAGGTGGGCCAGGCGGGCCTCGAGGCCGCCCTGGAAACCTACCTCCGGGGCAAGCGGGGGGTAAGGGCGGTGGAGGTGAACGTCCGGGGGGAAAGGCTCCGGGAAAGCATCCTGGAGGAGCCAACCCCGGGGCAGGACGTGGTCTTGACCCTGGACCTGGACCTGCAACGGGCGGCGGAAAAGGCCCTGGAGGAGGCCCTAGCCGACATCAACGCCGGGCGGCGGCAAAAGGGCCTGCCCCCGGCCACCCGGGTCAAGGGGGCCATCGTGGCCCTGGACCCCAGGACCGGGGAGGTTCTGGCCATGGCCAGCGCCCCTTCCTTTGACCCCAACCTCTTCGCCCGCCGCCCCGTACCCCAGGAGGTCCAGACCCTTTTGCAGGACAAGGACTTCCCCCTCCTCAACCGGGCGGTCCAGCCCTACACCCCAGGCTCCACCTTCAAGTTGGCCACCAGCTACGCCCTTCTGGAAGAGGGGTACGTGAACCCCTCCACCTCCTTCCGCTGCAGCCCCTACCTGGTCTACGGGGGCCAGGTGCGGCGCAACTGGGCCGGCTACGACATGGGCCCCATGACGGTGAAGGAGGCCATCGCCTGGAGTTGCAACACCTGGTACTACCAGGCGGTGGCCCAGGACCCCCTAGGGGTGGTGGACCGCCTAGCAGCCCGGGCCCGCCTTTTGGGCCTAGGGGAGGCCACGGGGCTGGAGATCGCCGAGCGCGCGGGCCTCCTGCCCACCCGGGCCTGGAAGCGGGAAACCTTTGGCGAACCCTGGTACCCTGGGGAAACCCTTTCCGTGGCCATCGGCCAAGGGCCCGTCCTGGCCACCCCGGCCCAGGTGGCCCGGATGCTGGCCACCCTCGCCAACGGGGGGCAAAAACCCAGCCTCCACCTGGTGAAGCAGGTGGGCCAGAAAACCCTCCGCCCCCGCCTGGCCCCGGTTCCTGGGCGCTTTTGGCAAACCCTACAGGAAGGCTTGCGAAAAACGGTGAAGGAGGGCACCGCCCGCCACGTGCTGGGAAGCTTCCCCGTGCCCACCGGGGGCAAGACGGGCACCGCGGAAACCCCCGGCAAACGGGCGGGCCTGGAACACGCCTGGTACATGGGCTACGGCCCCGCGGAACCCGGCGCCCCCTACCCCCCTTTGGTGGTGGTGGCCTTTTTTGAAAACGGCGGGGAGGGCAGCCGCGTGGCCCTGCCCGCGGTGCGCAAGGTGATGGCCGCCTACTGGGGCATCTCCAAGGAAGAGGCACAGGACCGGTAG
- a CDS encoding phosphatidylserine/phosphatidylglycerophosphate/cardiolipin synthase family protein yields MGTRTLAGLPGYVVLLVLLLLWAYQELRAPAPPAVEEGGAEVYFMPEGGKEAKTRLLALMAGAQESLEGAFYEFRDLEVAQGLLEAHRRGVRVRLYGESDYREDFRRYLVAASLGQREEPPRVPRRALEEGVKALSPGCEALVGISVCYDEREGFMHHKFLVVDGKAVWTGSTNMTWNAFARNNENSLLLPSPTLAQGYARELAALLAGEKEGRGEPVAFALDGVEGVAYFSPKGGEKAREALLERLRQAREEVLVAAFVLTDPQVVAALREAQARGVRVLVLLERRNLKDSREEALLEGGLEVRQDANPYTLHHKVMVLDRTWVVTGSYNFSLRAWQVNNENLLVLKSPALAERYREEVLRLWEAGEPL; encoded by the coding sequence ATGGGTACTAGAACCCTGGCCGGGCTTCCTGGGTACGTGGTCCTCCTCGTCCTCCTCCTGCTTTGGGCCTACCAGGAGCTGCGCGCCCCCGCTCCCCCGGCGGTGGAGGAAGGGGGGGCCGAGGTCTACTTCATGCCCGAGGGGGGGAAAGAGGCCAAGACCCGGCTCCTGGCCCTGATGGCCGGGGCTCAGGAAAGCCTGGAAGGGGCCTTTTACGAGTTCCGCGATCTGGAAGTGGCCCAAGGCCTCCTCGAGGCCCACCGGCGGGGGGTGCGGGTGCGCCTTTACGGGGAGAGCGACTACCGGGAGGACTTCCGCCGCTACCTGGTGGCGGCCTCCCTGGGGCAGAGGGAAGAGCCCCCCAGGGTGCCGCGGCGGGCCCTGGAGGAAGGGGTGAAGGCCCTCTCCCCAGGCTGCGAGGCCCTGGTGGGGATCTCCGTCTGCTACGACGAACGGGAGGGCTTCATGCACCACAAGTTCCTGGTGGTGGACGGAAAGGCCGTCTGGACGGGGAGCACCAACATGACCTGGAACGCCTTTGCCCGCAACAACGAAAACAGCCTCCTCCTCCCCTCCCCCACCCTGGCCCAGGGGTACGCCCGGGAGTTGGCCGCCCTCTTGGCCGGGGAAAAGGAAGGCCGTGGAGAACCCGTGGCCTTCGCCCTAGACGGGGTGGAAGGGGTGGCCTACTTCAGCCCCAAGGGCGGGGAAAAGGCCCGGGAGGCCCTCCTGGAACGCCTCCGCCAGGCCAGGGAGGAGGTCTTGGTGGCGGCCTTCGTCCTCACCGACCCCCAGGTGGTGGCCGCCTTGCGGGAGGCCCAGGCGCGGGGGGTGAGGGTCCTGGTCCTCCTGGAGCGGCGCAACCTCAAGGACAGCCGGGAAGAGGCCCTCCTGGAGGGGGGCCTCGAGGTGCGCCAGGACGCCAACCCCTACACCCTGCACCACAAGGTGATGGTCCTGGACCGGACCTGGGTGGTCACGGGCAGCTACAACTTCTCCCTCCGGGCCTGGCAGGTGAACAACGAAAACCTCCTGGTCCTCAAGAGCCCGGCCCTGGCGGAACGCTACCGGGAGGAGGTCCTGCGGTTATGGGAGGCGGGGGAGCCCCTTTAG
- the plsY gene encoding glycerol-3-phosphate 1-O-acyltransferase PlsY: MASVAIILLLAYLFGSVPAGVLVARTYGVDIRKVGSGNIGATNVLRTLGLGPALVVAFFDVFKGGIAVLIARAVGLEGWLLGGVALAAVLGHNYSLFLGFRGGKGVATSFGTLLFLDPALALWTLPIGLSVMLLTRYVSAGSMTGGVAATVLALALGRPPWLAATVALMALLIFWTHRENLRRLQAGTERRLGERVEVGGA, from the coding sequence ATGGCTTCGGTGGCGATCATCCTGCTCCTGGCCTACCTGTTCGGTTCCGTCCCGGCTGGGGTCCTGGTGGCCAGGACCTACGGGGTGGACATCCGCAAGGTGGGCTCGGGCAACATCGGGGCCACCAACGTCCTCAGGACCTTGGGGCTGGGACCGGCCCTGGTGGTGGCCTTTTTTGACGTGTTCAAGGGAGGGATTGCCGTGCTCATCGCCCGGGCGGTGGGCCTCGAGGGGTGGCTCTTGGGGGGGGTGGCCCTGGCGGCGGTGCTGGGGCACAACTACTCCTTGTTCCTGGGCTTCCGGGGGGGGAAGGGGGTGGCCACCAGCTTTGGCACCCTGCTCTTCCTGGACCCGGCGCTGGCCCTTTGGACCCTGCCCATCGGCCTTTCCGTCATGCTCCTCACCCGGTATGTTTCCGCCGGGAGCATGACCGGGGGGGTGGCGGCCACCGTGTTGGCCCTGGCTCTGGGCCGCCCCCCCTGGTTGGCCGCCACGGTGGCCCTCATGGCCCTCCTCATCTTCTGGACCCACCGGGAGAACCTGAGGCGCCTGCAGGCGGGCACGGAGCGGCGCCTGGGCGAGCGGGTGGAGGTGGGGGGTGCTTGA
- the bshB1 gene encoding bacillithiol biosynthesis deacetylase BshB1, which yields MLDLLVVAPHPDDGELGCGGTLARAKAEGLSTGILDLTRGEMGTKGTPEVREEEVREASRILGLDFRGNLLLPDGGLADLPEQRLKLAEALRRLRPRILLAPLEADRHPDHTAASRLAVAAVHLAGLKRAPLEGEPHRVERLFFYPGNHPFTPSFLVKISAFIDRWEAAVLAYRSQFSGEAASETVGPKGVEARKALRRHWGNYLGVDYAEPFVSPLPPLYVPWNRA from the coding sequence GTGCTTGACCTTTTGGTGGTGGCCCCTCACCCCGACGATGGGGAGCTGGGATGCGGGGGCACCCTGGCCCGGGCCAAGGCCGAGGGGCTTTCCACGGGGATTCTGGACCTCACCCGGGGGGAGATGGGCACCAAGGGCACCCCGGAGGTGCGGGAGGAGGAGGTGCGGGAGGCAAGCCGCATCCTGGGCCTGGACTTCCGGGGTAACCTCCTCCTCCCCGACGGGGGCTTGGCCGACCTCCCCGAGCAGCGCCTGAAGCTGGCCGAGGCCTTGAGGCGGCTTAGGCCAAGGATCCTCCTGGCCCCCCTGGAGGCCGACCGCCACCCCGACCACACCGCCGCAAGCCGCCTGGCGGTGGCCGCGGTCCACCTGGCGGGGCTGAAAAGGGCCCCCCTGGAAGGGGAGCCCCACCGGGTGGAGCGGCTCTTCTTCTACCCCGGGAACCATCCCTTTACCCCCAGCTTCCTGGTGAAGATCTCCGCCTTTATTGACCGCTGGGAGGCCGCCGTCCTGGCCTACCGCAGCCAGTTCTCCGGGGAGGCGGCCAGCGAAACCGTGGGGCCCAAGGGGGTGGAGGCCAGGAAGGCCCTCCGGCGCCACTGGGGGAACTACCTGGGGGTGGACTACGCCGAGCCCTTCGTGAGCCCCCTGCCCCCCTTGTATGTGCCTTGGAACCGGGCCTGA
- a CDS encoding rod shape-determining protein MreD yields MKPLLGLLATLFLAGLLGGLWPQGLPAPDLFLVLALLYARSAPYYLGLPAAFALGLLQDLLGFGLLGLHGVGLLSAAYAHYAASRRLVAGEAPGAFLAFLWAFLAKWTGYFLVAYWLRLELPPLAPLDLLLEGLLTFPLFLLALRFLPSKR; encoded by the coding sequence ATGAAGCCCCTCCTCGGCCTCCTCGCCACCCTCTTCCTCGCTGGCCTTTTGGGAGGGCTCTGGCCTCAAGGTCTCCCGGCCCCCGATCTTTTCCTAGTCCTGGCCCTCCTTTACGCCCGTAGCGCCCCCTACTACCTGGGCCTGCCCGCCGCCTTCGCCTTGGGGCTTCTGCAGGACCTCCTGGGCTTTGGGCTTCTGGGCCTGCACGGGGTGGGCCTACTGAGCGCCGCCTACGCCCACTACGCGGCCAGCCGCCGCCTGGTGGCGGGGGAGGCCCCGGGGGCCTTCCTCGCCTTCCTTTGGGCCTTTTTGGCCAAATGGACGGGGTACTTCCTGGTGGCCTACTGGCTCAGGCTGGAGCTTCCCCCCCTTGCCCCCCTGGACCTCCTGCTGGAGGGCCTCCTGACCTTTCCCCTCTTCCTTCTCGCCCTCCGCTTCCTCCCCTCCAAGCGATGA
- the minC gene encoding septum site-determining protein MinC — MRLRATPKALALRLDGGETPEEIRALRLPEGLPLEVEVAGPVSGETLEALLGLGRPLRLLPPRGRTPLGTLVLHKTLRSGERVEHPGTVVVLGDVNPGAEVVAGGDVIVVGKLRGLAHAGASGDEERFIFALALAAKQVRIGPHLAQAPEGEETQGPELARVQEGRIVVEPAKKR, encoded by the coding sequence ATGCGCCTCCGCGCCACCCCCAAGGCCCTGGCCCTGCGCCTAGACGGCGGGGAAACCCCGGAGGAGATCCGCGCCCTGCGGCTGCCCGAGGGGCTGCCCCTCGAGGTGGAGGTGGCCGGTCCGGTCTCGGGGGAAACCCTAGAGGCCCTCCTTGGCCTGGGACGGCCCCTTCGGCTTCTGCCCCCTCGAGGGCGCACCCCCTTGGGTACCCTGGTCCTCCACAAAACCCTGCGCTCAGGGGAACGGGTGGAGCACCCCGGGACCGTGGTGGTCCTGGGGGACGTCAACCCGGGGGCCGAGGTGGTGGCAGGCGGGGACGTGATCGTGGTGGGCAAGCTTCGCGGCCTGGCCCACGCCGGGGCCTCGGGGGACGAGGAACGCTTCATCTTCGCCCTGGCCTTGGCCGCCAAGCAGGTGCGCATCGGGCCCCACCTGGCCCAAGCCCCCGAAGGGGAGGAAACCCAGGGCCCCGAGCTGGCCCGGGTCCAGGAGGGGCGGATCGTGGTGGAACCCGCTAAAAAGCGATAG
- the argF gene encoding ornithine carbamoyltransferase has product MAGDPLTRPKDLLDFSAHGRKEIEALLALAERLKRERYRGEELRGKVLALLFEKPSLRTRTTLEVAMVHLGGHAVYLDQKQVGIGEREPVQDVAKNLERFVEGIAARVYRHETVEELARHARIPVVNALSDRAHPLQALADLLTLKEVFGGLAGLEVAWIGDGNNVLASLLEVAPLVGLRVRVATPKGYEPDPHLLQRAGAFLTHDPKEAAFGAHALYTDVWTSMGQEAEREKRLRDFQGFQVNGELLALIHPQGVFLHCLPAHYGEETTEEAVHGERSRVFDQAENRLHTAKAVLLTLLG; this is encoded by the coding sequence ATGGCGGGAGACCCCCTTACCCGGCCCAAGGACTTGTTGGACTTCTCGGCCCATGGCCGCAAGGAGATTGAGGCCCTCTTGGCCTTGGCGGAACGGCTTAAGCGGGAGCGCTACCGGGGGGAGGAGCTTAGGGGGAAGGTCCTGGCCCTCCTCTTTGAGAAGCCCTCCTTGCGCACCCGCACCACCCTCGAGGTGGCCATGGTCCACCTGGGGGGGCATGCGGTCTACCTGGACCAGAAGCAGGTGGGCATTGGGGAGCGGGAGCCGGTACAGGATGTGGCCAAGAACCTGGAGCGCTTCGTGGAGGGGATCGCTGCCCGGGTGTACCGGCACGAGACCGTGGAGGAGCTGGCCCGCCACGCCCGCATCCCCGTGGTGAACGCCCTTTCCGACCGCGCCCACCCCTTGCAGGCCCTGGCTGACCTCCTCACCCTCAAGGAGGTCTTCGGCGGGCTTGCGGGCCTCGAGGTGGCCTGGATTGGGGACGGCAACAACGTCCTGGCCTCCCTTTTGGAAGTCGCCCCCCTGGTGGGGCTTAGGGTGCGGGTGGCCACCCCCAAAGGGTACGAGCCCGACCCCCATCTCCTCCAGCGGGCGGGGGCCTTCCTGACCCACGACCCCAAGGAAGCCGCCTTCGGCGCCCACGCCCTGTACACCGATGTCTGGACCAGCATGGGCCAGGAGGCGGAGCGGGAAAAGCGCCTCCGGGATTTCCAGGGCTTCCAGGTCAACGGGGAACTCCTGGCCCTCATCCACCCCCAGGGGGTTTTCCTCCACTGCCTGCCCGCCCATTACGGGGAGGAGACCACGGAAGAGGCCGTCCACGGGGAGCGGAGCCGGGTCTTTGACCAGGCGGAAAACCGCCTCCACACCGCCAAGGCCGTGCTCCTCACCCTGCTAGGCTAG
- a CDS encoding nucleoside triphosphate pyrophosphatase codes for MGGGGAPLVLTLASGSPRRRALLEALGYPLRVVPPRVAEEGLALPPWELALALAWRKGESVAGAWVLAADTVVDLEGEALGKPKDPEENRAFLRRLSGREHRVHTGLYLRTPQDTVLEVHTAKVRFRPLSEEEIAWYVASGEGLDKAGGYGAQGLGMALLEGVEGDFYTVVGLPVARVFALLWARGFRP; via the coding sequence ATGGGAGGCGGGGGAGCCCCTTTAGTCCTCACCCTGGCCTCGGGAAGCCCTCGCCGGAGGGCCCTGCTGGAGGCCCTGGGCTACCCCTTGCGGGTGGTGCCCCCGCGGGTGGCGGAGGAGGGGCTTGCCCTGCCCCCTTGGGAGCTGGCCCTGGCCCTGGCCTGGCGCAAGGGGGAGAGCGTGGCCGGGGCGTGGGTGCTGGCGGCGGACACCGTGGTGGACCTGGAGGGGGAGGCCTTGGGTAAGCCCAAAGACCCCGAGGAAAACCGGGCCTTTTTGCGCCGCCTTTCGGGCCGGGAGCACCGGGTGCACACCGGCCTCTACCTGCGCACCCCCCAGGACACCGTGCTGGAGGTGCACACCGCCAAGGTGCGCTTCCGCCCCCTCTCCGAGGAGGAGATCGCCTGGTACGTGGCCAGCGGGGAGGGCCTGGACAAGGCGGGCGGGTACGGGGCCCAGGGCCTGGGCATGGCCCTCCTGGAGGGGGTGGAGGGGGATTTCTACACCGTGGTGGGCCTGCCCGTGGCCCGGGTCTTCGCCCTGCTTTGGGCAAGGGGGTTCCGGCCATGA